A DNA window from Setaria viridis chromosome 2, Setaria_viridis_v4.0, whole genome shotgun sequence contains the following coding sequences:
- the LOC117845740 gene encoding uncharacterized protein, with protein MRCAAVLLALLLSLSALSASTAEAHEERLDDDAVLLSGRRWLRGRRIIAATGHGDAGKKDEVVEGKGAKSTGADQEADAPAEAVHDSGKRSKGSATHAMFQAPRQGDTAAVIPEVLGMDYNYKLDARHHRPINNDAPLEDIAKKP; from the exons ATGAGGTGCGCAGCTGTTCTTCTGGCGCTTCTGCTCTCCCTGTCTGCGCTATCTGCCTCCACTGCTGAAGCACACGAG GAACGATTGGACGACGATGCGGTATTGTTAAGCGGTCGGAGATGGTTGAGAGGAAGGAGAATAATCGCAGCTACTGGGCATGGAGATGCTGGCAAGAAAGATGAGGTGGTGGAAGGAAAGGGAGCCAAGAGCACAG GAGCAGATCAAGAAGCAGACGCACCTGCTGAAGCTGTACATGATTCG GGTAAAAGGAGCAAGGGATCAGCAACTCATGCCATGTTTCAAGCACCAAGGCAAGGAGATACGGCCGCAGTGATCCCCGAGGTCCTCGGCATGGATTACAACTACAAGCTGGATGCCCGTCACCACCGACCCATCAACAACGACGCTCCGCTGGAGGATATTGCCAAGAAGCCCTAG
- the LOC117843928 gene encoding phosphatidylinositol 4-kinase gamma 7, protein MSRDLDCPVQTQMAVAVLDRSFSSEYPGGSRTEGRQLSWKRVFVQTDNGSVLGIELERGENVQAVKKKLQIALNVPTDESSLTFGDLVLNNDLTSIRNDSPLLLKRNQIHRSNSTPCLSPTGKDVWQRDRSGPIEILGCSSPSSRMKQLAKDVIKAIRNGVDPVAVNSGMGGAYYFKNIWGERVAIVKPTDEEPFAPNNPKGFVGKALGQPGLKRSVRVGETGFREVAAYLLDYDHFANVPPTMLVKITHTVFNVNDCVGCKSKIFCNKSEAVSKIASLQQFIPHDFDASDHGTSSFPVSAVHRIGILDIRIFNTDRHAGNLLVRKLGPGVDNFGEQTELIPIDHGLCLPECLEDPYFEWIHWPQASVPFSEEELDYIARLDPVKDAEMLRMELPMIREACIRVLVLSTIFLKEAAAFGLCLSEIGEMMSRQFTGKEEEPSELEILCMEARKWVEEREFFLPDEAGVEDDDDDFTQFPLDSEDDSDAFELPAFSNFGSMKASSRNPLSKLDECDEEDENEDEDNTYTTKEDADAFTSALPQKISSVLKLSSSMKRLGFVAKSKAYHTGVPKGKVSKTNYSGKASEHQSGSRSANELLPPSASFVKVSDMGPREWSAFLDMFQELLPNAFRARKHTTGGGPRQMPRLGTSCQF, encoded by the coding sequence ATGTCCAGGGACTTGGACTGTCCTGTTCAGACACAGATGGCTGTGGCAGTCCTGGATCGGAGCTTCAGCAGTGAATATCCTGGAGGTAGCAGAACTGAGGGGAGGCAACTGAGCTGGAAGAGAGTCTTTGTCCAAACTGACAATGGTTCTGTCCTTGGCATTGAGTTGGAGAGGGGTGAAAATGTGCAAGCTGTGAAAAAGAAGCTGCAGATAGCCCTCAATGTGCCCACTGATGAGAGCTCGCTGACCTTTGGTGATCTGGTTCTGAATAATGATCTTACCAGCATTCGCAATGACTCACCTTTGCTTCTCAAAAGGAATCAGATTCACCGAAGCAATTCCACACCTTGCCTCTCCCCTACTGGAAAGGATGTTTGGCAGCGAGACCGGAGCGGGCCCATTGAAATCCTTGGCTGTTCAAGCCCTTCCTCTCGGATGAAGCAGCTTGCTAAGGATGTCATCAAAGCCATAAGGAATGGTGTCGACCCAGTAGCTGTTAACAGTGGGATGGGTGGTGCTTACTACTTCAAGAACATCTGGGGAGAGCGTGTTGCAATTGTCAAGCCAACTGATGAGGAACCATTTGCCCCGAACAACCCAAAAGGTTTTGTGGGGAAGGCACTGGGACAGCCAGGCCTCAAAAGATCTGTGAGGGTTGGCGAGACAGGGTTCCGAGAGGTTGCTGCTTACCTGCTTGATTATGATCACTTTGCCAATGTTCCTCCCACCATGCTGGTCAAGATAACACACACAGTGTTCAATGTGAATGACTGTGTTGGCTGCAAAAGCAAAATCTTCTGCAACAAGTCAGAGGCTGTGAGCAAGATTGCATCACTGCAGCAGTTCATTCCTCATGATTTTGATGCTAGCGACCATGGGACGTCAAGCTTCCCTGTATCTGCAGTGCATAGGATTGGCATACTTGACATTAGAATCTTCAACACTGATAGGCATGCTGGAAATCTTCTGGTGAGGAAGCTTGGCCCTGGGGTTGACAATTTTGGAGAGCAGACGGAACTCATTCCTATTGATCATGGTCTTTGTCTGCCAGAATGCCTAGAAGACCCTTACTTTGAGTGGATCCACTGGCCGCAGGCATCTGTTCCTTTCTCTGAGGAGGAGCTTGATTACATTGCAAGACTTGATCCTGTAAAAGATGCTGAAATGCTCCGCATGGAGCTACCCATGATACGTGAGGCATGCATTAGAGTGCTGGTGCTGTCAACAATATTTCTCAAGGAAGCTGCAGCATTTGGCCTCTGCCTGTCCGAGATTGGAGAGATGATGAGCAGGCAGTTCACTGGAAAAGAAGAGGAGCCAAGTGAGCTTGAGATTCTCTGCATGGAAGCAAGGAAGTGGGTTGAGGAAAGAGAGTTCTTTCTTCCTGATGAAGCCGGAGTTGAAGATGACGATGATGACTTCACCCAGTTCCCTCTTGACAGTGAGGATGATTCGGATGCCTTTGAACTACCAGCTTTCAGCAACTTTGGGAGCATGAAGGCAAGTTCCAGGAATCCACTGTCCAAGTTAGATGAGtgtgatgaggaagatgagaaCGAGGACGAGGATAACACCTACACTACCAAGGAGGATGCTGATGCCTTCACCAGTGCATTACCCCAGAAGATTTCTTCTGTCTTGAAGCTATCCTCGTCCATGAAGCGGCTTGGTTTCGTTGCGAAATCTAAAGCCTACCATACAGGTGTTCCAAAGGGTAAAGTGAGTAAAACTAACTACAGCGGCAAAGCTAGTGAGCATCAGTCCGGGAGCAGGAGCGCCAATGAGCTGCTCCCGCCCAGCGCCAGTTTTGTGAAGGTGTCGGACATGGGCCCTAGAGAGTGGAGTGCATTCCTCGACATGTTCCAGGAGCTGCTCCCCAACGCCTTCCGTGCCCGGAAGCACACTACTGGTGGTGGCCCGCGTCAGATGCCGAGGCTGGGCACGTCTTGCCAGTTTTGA
- the LOC117845503 gene encoding heat shock protein 90-5, chloroplastic produces MAPVLIRSLGASSVAALRPSPSFRLLPRAALVPQGRAAAARGVRWEAGRRRIVRVGCDAAVAEKPTEEETAGEKFEYQAEVSRLMDLIVHSLYSHKEVFLRELVSNASDALDKLRFLSVTDPSVLADGGELEIRIKPDQDAGTITITDTGIGMTKDELKDCLGTIAQSGTSKFLKALKENKDLGADNGLIGQFGVGFYSAFLVAEKVVVSTKSPKADKQYVWEAEADSSSYVIKEETNPEKMLTRGTQITLYLRDDDKYEFADPARIQGLVKNYSQFVSFPIYTWQEKSRTVEVEEEEESKEGEEATEGEKQKKKKTITEKYWDWELANETKPIWMRSPKEVERTEYNEFYKKTFNEFLDPLAYTHFTTEGEVEFRSVLYVPGMAPLSNEEIMNPKTKNIRLYVKRVFISDDFDGELFPRYLSFVKGVVDSNDLPLNVSREILQESRIVRIMRKRLVRKTFDMIEEIAEKDDKEDYKKFWESFGKFMKLGCIEDTGNHKRLAPLLRFYSSKNETDLISLDQYVENMPETQKAIYYIATDSLQSAKTAPFLEKLVQKDIEVLYLIEPIDEVAIQNLQTYKEKKFVDISKEDLELGDDDEDKEKESKQEYTLLCDWIKQQLGDKVAKVQISKRLSSSPCVLVSGKFGWSANMERLMKAQTLGDTSSLEFMRGRRIFEINPDHPIIRDLRAACKNEPESTEAKRAVELLYEAALISSGYTPESPAELGGKIYEMMTMALGGRWGRSDTEDAEATSSEASVEVDSSEGAVTEVVEPSEVRTESDPWKD; encoded by the exons ATGGCGCCGGTTCTGATCAGGAGCCTCGGGGCGtcgtcggtggcggcgctgcggccGAGCCCGTCGTTCCGGCTCCTGCCGCGGGCGGCGCTCGTGCCGCAGGgtagggccgccgcggcgagaggGGTGAGATGGGAAGCCGGGAGGCGGAGGATTGTCCGGGTAGGgtgcgacgccgccgtcgccgagaagCCCACTGAGGAGGAGACGGCCGGCGAGAAGTTCGAGTACCAGGCTGAG GTTAGCCGCTTGATGGACTTAATTGTGCACAGTCTGTACAGCCACAAGGAAGTATTTCTCCGTGAACTTGTAAG TAATGCGAGTGACGCATTGGATAAGCTGAGGTTCCTCAGTGTAACCGATCCCTCGGTCTTGGCTGATGGTGGTGAGTTGGAGATAAGGATTAAACCCGACCAAGATGCTGGGACAATCACTATCAC AGATACTGGCATTGGAATGACTAAAGATGAACTCAAAGATTGTCTTGGAACCATTGCGCAAAGTGGCACCTCAAAATTTTTGAAGGCTTTAAAG GAGAACAAAGATCTTGGTGCAGATAATGGACTTATTGGTCAATTTGGTGTCGGATTCTATTCGGCTTTCCTTGTTGCAGAAAAG GTTGTGGTGTCAACTAAAAGTCCAAAGGCAGATAAGCAGTATGTGTGGGAGGCAGAGGCTGACAGCAGCTCTTATGTTATCAAGGAAGAAACCAATCCTGAGAAAATGCTGACACGTGGAACACAAATTACTCTTTACTTGAGA GATGATGATAAGTACGAGTTTGCTGATCCTGCAAGAATTCAAGGCCTAGTTAAGAACTACTCGCAGTTTGTCTCGTTCCCTATATACACATGGCAGGAGAAATCAAGAACGGTTGAG gttgaagaggaggaagaatcAAAAGAAGGTGAAGAGGCTACTGAG GGTGAAAagcagaaaaagaagaaaactatAACTGAGAAGTACTGGGACTGGGAATTGGCTAATGAGACGAAGCCCATATGG ATGAGGAGTCCAAAGGAAGTTGAGAGAACTGAGTACAATGAATTCTACAAGAAGACATTTAATGAGTTCCTGGATCCTCTTGCTTACACTCACTTCACCACAGAG GGTGAGGTGGAATTTCGAAGTGTCCTGTATGTCCCAGGAATGGCACCCCTTAGTAATGAGGAGATAATGAATCCAAAGACCAAAAACATCCGACTGTATGTCAAAAGAGTCTTCATATCAGACGACTTTGATGGCGAGCTG TTTCCCAGGTACTTGAGCTTTGTGAAAGGTGTAGTTGACTCAAATGATCTCCCTCTGAATGTTTCTCGTGAAATCCTTCAAGAAAGTAGAATA GTCAGAATTATGCGTAAGAGACTCGTTAGAAAGACATTTGACATGATTGAAGAGATCGCCGAGAAGGATGACAAAGAG GACTACAAAAAATTCTGGGAGAGCTTTGGCAAGTTCATGAAGCTTGGTTGCATTGAGGACACTGGAAATCACAAGCGTCTTGCACCATTGCTACGGTTCTACTCTTCCAAAAATGAGACAGATTTGATAAGTCTCGATCAGTATGTAGAAAACATGCCTGAAACCCAGAAGGCAATCTATTATATTGCTACCGATAGTCTCCAGAGTGCAAAGACTGCTCCTTTCTTGGAAAAGCTGGTTCAGAAAGATATTGAG GTTCTTTACCTCATTGAGCCGATTGATGAGGTTGCGATTCAGAATTTACAGACATACAAAGAGAAGAAATTTGTCGATATTAGCAAAGAGGACTTGGAATTAG GTGATGACGATGAGgacaaggaaaaagaaagcaagCAGGAGTATACTCTTCTATGCGACTGGATAAAGCAGCAGCTTGGTGATAAAGTTGCTAAGGTCCAGATCTCAAAGCGACTCAGCTCTTCTCCATGTGTTCTCGTATCTGGCAAATTTGGTTGGTCAGCCAATATGGAAAG GCTCATGAAAGCACAGACACTTGGCGACACGTCAAGCTTAGAGTTcatgagaggtagacgaatttTCGAAATCAATCCTGACCATCCTATCATCAGGGATCTGAGA GCTGCTTGCAAAAATGAGCCCGAAAGTACTGAAGCCAAGAGGGCTGTTGAGTTGTTATATGAGGCTGCCCTGATCTCCAGCGGGTATACT CCTGAAAGTCCAGCGGAGTTGGGAGGCAAGATCTACGAGATGATGACCATGGCCCTTGGTGGGAGATGGGGAAGGTCAGATACGGAGGACGCTGAAGCTACCTCTAGCGAAGCCAGCGTTGAGGTTGATTCTTCTGAAGGTGCCGTGACAGAGGTGGTTGAACCCTCTGAAGTGAGGACCGAGAGCGATCCGTGGAAGGATTAG